A DNA window from Hordeum vulgare subsp. vulgare chromosome 1H, MorexV3_pseudomolecules_assembly, whole genome shotgun sequence contains the following coding sequences:
- the LOC123414068 gene encoding uncharacterized protein LOC123414068: MPPPRGSRPAGCHAVSMLGLLVVASLCCGCFFVGARWENVVLRSDSGRMERAVVYAGDLEGDHGGGRRRLLAGGPGPGSHPPRCTSKCGSCSPCVPVHVSVPPGVMVTTEYYPVAWRCKCRDRLYMP, from the exons ATGCCGCCACCCAGGGGGAGCCGGCCGGCCGGGTGCCATGCCGTGTCTATGCTAGGGCTGCTCGTCGTCGCATCCCTCTgctgcggctgcttcttcgtcggcgcgcGCTGGGAGAACGTCGTGCTCCGTTCGG ATTCCGGGAGGATGGAAAGAGCGGTGGTGTATGCCGGTGATCTG GAGGGTGACCACGGGGGCGGCAggcggcggctgctggccggGGGCCCGGGCCCCGGGTCGCACCCGCCGCGGTGCACGTCCAAGTGCGGCAGCTGCAGCCCGTGCGTGCCCGTGCACGTGTCCGTGCCGCCCGGCGTGATGGTCACCACGGAGTACTACCCGGTGGCGTGGCGCTGCAAGTGCCGCGACCGCCTCTACATGCCGTGA